A genomic window from Eleginops maclovinus isolate JMC-PN-2008 ecotype Puerto Natales chromosome 9, JC_Emac_rtc_rv5, whole genome shotgun sequence includes:
- the c9h1orf210 gene encoding type III endosome membrane protein TEMP: protein MEPPSHAMLSTITPTAMQNATLTTQTAKYKSHNWEFLVAVVVTAVSISILIGLLAKCQVVRRYLASYRHTRLTEVDTVSQCDHSGLEVEFAMNGGLGINPHCIPPVGEEDDDGFIEDNYIPASERARAERAAENMEDTEDTEEEMDDIEFTIG, encoded by the exons ATGGAACCACCATCCCATGCCATGCTCTCTACAATCACACCAACAGCAATGCAAAATG CCACTTTGACAACCCAGACAGCCAAGTATAAATCTCACAACTGGGAGTTCCTGGTGGCCGTTGTGGTCACAGCCGTCTCCATCTCCATTCTCATCGGCCTGCTGGCTAAATGCCAGGTGGTCCGGCGTTACCTGGCCAGCTACAGGCACACGCGGCTGACGGAGGTTGACACCGTCAGTCAGTGTGACCATTCAG GCCTGGAGGTGGAATTTGCCATGAATGGAGGACTTGGCATTAACCCCCACTGCATCCCCCCTGTTggtgaggaagatgatgatggCTTCATTGAGGACAACTACATCCCGGCCAGTGAAAGAGCGAGGGCTGAAAGAGCAGCAGAGAACATGGAGGACACGGAggacacagaagaagaaatggaTGACATTGAATTTACCATCGGTTAG